The following nucleotide sequence is from Ornithodoros turicata isolate Travis chromosome 2, ASM3712646v1, whole genome shotgun sequence.
GTGAAATAACCCCGTTGTTGGTGCCCGTGCGAACAATATTTGGAAGTGGAACCGCTCGCAGGTGGCTTACGAAAGAATCACTTATTGGAAGAAATAAACCATTAACAAACTTTTTTCACCATTTTTGTCTAGATGCGGCTAACTCGCGTTCGAGAACTCCCTGGGCTTTCAGGGTCAGGGTAACGTCGTATAAACCAGTAGGACGGGCATTTCTAAGCATTGTTGATAGTTCATGTCTAGTCAGAGGTTGTTTGTTCTCCTTTTTGCGCTGTGATAGTCGGTTTATTGTAGCACGTCGGTTGTCATTGCCGAAGGTTTCTGCTCATTTGTAACATGACACTCGTGTAGATAGTCCAGCATATTTATTCCCATGTAGTACAACATGACCATTCATTTGCACTCTTTGGGCTTTTAGTGTCCTGATATGATACATCATAGCAGGCTGAGGTGTGCCTTTGGTGTTGTGAAATGGCTCCTGTGGCATATTTTCACACATTTCTGGCAGAAATTCTGGATCACAAAAGAATCATGATACTTTGTATGGGGTGCTAATGTTGCAGCAAAAAGCATCCCCCAGTGGCAAGTTGTCTCACGTTAGTCCTGCAAGATATTAACAGTGACAGGATACTATGAAAAAATTCCGATTCCAACAGACTCACTGCATGCAATTCACTGTAGTTCTGTTAAAAAATAAGCAAAAAATGAGGACACTTTAGCAAGATTTACACTACTACACATGGATTCCATACTCATTCGAACATCATTTCGCCGTTTTACCCTCAATCTCAACTCGACAATATACAATTGATTGCCAATGGCAAGAGCACCAAGGAAGGGTTTGAGACTATACAAGAGTGTCGTGGAAACGCACACAATTCTTGGTATCTTTTGGCAAAGCCAACATTTTCTCCCGGGTGAGCTTCATGGTACAACAGCTCGGAACATGCGTTGTGAAATTAAAGTCCCTCAACATCCTGCCTGGCAAATTCACGCCTTACAAGGACTGTGCTAAACAACTAAAGCACTTTTACAGTACATCAAAGCCCCGTAACGGCTTCGATGCATGCTTCATGAGCAATTTAAGCAAGAGAAAGGAAGATTACCATTGTACCGTATTTATTCGATGTGAAGTTACTTTAGAAGTACGATATCGACTGGTGGCTTAATGGCCAggggaaaaaaaacggaaagTACACCGCTTGTCGATGCTCAGgaaagggggtgggggggtatCATGTCTTTGATATTGTGCCTGAAAGTGCTGATAACACACTCTCAAAAATTGACTGGGTCATTGTTGAGAGCATTTACGTGATAATATCCCACAAGTCGAATAAGTACGGTACATTTTTTCAGGACCGACGTGCGTGATCCCCCCCCATCCCCGTCGATTGCCCGAATGTTCCAAGACTTCGTCCCCATCTTGAGCGCCAAGTCTCGATGCCGCTGTCGGGCCGACTCTCGGAACTTTGAGGCCTGCCTAGACGGTCGCGGTGCTTTTGTCAGAGCTCTACCATCCATCCTGGCGGAAGCGAACACGGGAAGGACGATGGCGGATCTCCTTCCGCTGATGAAGGACTGCTGCGTCGCTCTGCAACGGCTGGAGGACACCTGTCCCGACTTCCGGTACCGCAATGGTACCACAAAGAGGCCGGCCTCGCCCAGCGAAAACGGAGACGCCGAGGAGGACGACGAGTTCGGTTCGATGAGGAAGCGAGTCAAGTACGTGCTGCTCAACGAAAAGGCGGGCCGCTCGCTGAGCAGGAAGGCGGGCTACAACGTCACCGTCGAGGACGTCCAGACCGTGCTGAGGCGCAACTGGCTGAACGATGTCGTGATCGACGTGTACATGCAGCTCGTGGCGGAGATGGCGCAGGAGAAGGGCGGCGCGGGCAGCGTCCACGCGCTCACCACGCACTTCTTCAGCGTCCTCCGCAGCCGGGGCTACAAGGCGATCCAGAAGTGGACCGAGAACGTGGACCTGTTCTCGTACCGGCTCGTCCTGGTGCCCGTCCACGACCTGGACCACTGGTCCCTGGCGGTGCTCAACGTCGAGGCGAAGCAGATAGACTTTTACGACTCGATGGGGCGCAGGAACGAGGACTGCTGCAGGATGCTGATGGACTACCTGCGGCGCGAACATCGGCACAAGACCGGCCGGAAACTCGTACCTGACACGTGGGACCACAACTTTGTGCGCAACGTCCCCATGCAGACCAACACGTACGACTGCGGTGCCTTTGTGTGCCTCTACGCGGAGTGCCTAGTGAGGGGAATCCCGTTCGAATTCtcgagcagggacctgcccaAGTTGCGCTACCGCATTGCCTACGAGATTCTGCAGGGGCGCCTGCTCTGAACTTGTCGTTGATGAAGCGCCGGGTTGACGAAGGCGTGTTCCGCGTTCGCGTTCAACGGGAGCACCTCTCAAGCAACGAGACGGGAAGCATTGTTTTGTTTCACCAGACAAGAGAGCAGGGGGGAATGGGGCTTAAGGGGACGTGCCACAAAATTTTCCGCGACATCCTATGTGAAGACATTACAGGTTACTGCGACAGGGTGATTTCAGCCACAGCAAAAGGACTTGCTGACTTGCCTGTGATCTTTTTTTGGTAGAATCTGATGCGTAGAATTACTCATgtgctgttttttgttttctgcgTTCCTGAAATTTATGCCAACTTTTCCGTTGTCACGAGTGCAAGTGCACCTTCTGCTCATTTCGGCTCATTCTAGCCTTATTGTCGGTTACTCTCTGTGCCATTACACTATCATTCATTTAATACATTGTAAATTTTCTTAattttatctcttttttttttagtttatcGCTCACATCTGCTTTTACTTGCCTCTTCAAGTGCCAGTACAGACTAAAAAAAATTTTGTTTTGTACTGTGGGACAGCAAGCAGTGTGCTATCTGATAAGTTTGTAGTTTTGATATGTTTGTACCTTTATATTTAATGTTTTTATTCCTTTACGTTTAAAAATTACCTTTAGATTTTTAAGTCTCGCCCGTAGTGTTTTCAGCGCATTTATCCGCAAAGGTACCATTGGAAAACTGCTTGTTGGATGTGTTACTGTGATATATTTTTCCGCAGAGTTTTTAGATCAGTCACAGTGAACTTCATGgaaaatcatgatcatggttgtctcACAACGTAACCCCACAAATTATCACTATCAGTGAACTTGATATGATTGTGTCACACAGAAAAATCCAGTGTGTTCAGACTTGTGTTTCATAATGACTTCATCATTATTCTGTTGAGATGTTGATGGTAAAGGATTAATCAAAGGCAATATTGTCTTGTTCAGCAACATCAGATAACTATCCAGCTAGCTATTGTAGACCTTCCTTCCAGCATGTTCAAATCCCGTGGTAACGAAAAGTTTATGTACCAGAACAATTAAAACCAAAGAGGCAAGGTTTTAGAAGCACTGTGTTCATGTTGTTTCGTGTGTACTTAAAGAAGAAAACAAGCCTTCAATGTCACTACCTCAGTGTGAGAAAGTGCCAACACTAGAAATGTTAAGACACATAATGTGCTCCGGTACTGTTTAACTGTACAAGAAGCGAAAGCTTCGGTGTGCTCTTGTCTGAAACGTTTCAGCAGTGTCACATTGCACTGTGCAGTGACTTCACTTGAAGCAGTTTGGAGCAGTTGTTTGGGCGAATCAAGAATCcttctacagggtgttccagaaaacgtgtcattgaattataataaaaaaactgtgCCACCTAGAATCGTGAGGTCAACAGCattttgttcttattaggtttttgccacctcctaatgtgaatgtcatgtactccaagcttaattatgtaaatatttgcaaactgaacttggaaatttgccaagtaaaggtcactttttaccccaccaatatgaagagcgtgccgaattaactcaaattcatgataattcacagtgatattcacgagctatcccatcgggaaaaaatagtcgaatatcatgcttttcggagcaccgaaccataggcaaaaacccagtaagaacaaatgccattgaccgcatgactctaggtggtgtagttttttttaattataattcaatgacacgttttctgggacaccctgtatgctgtCAACACACCTTAACAGGAGAAGCTATCTTCTTTGTACAGTTCTGAAAGTTGACGCATGTGCTTATATAGCACGTGCAGGTGTTGTGTTTTAAGAGGTCACATATCTGATCCTGGTGCCAACTTGTGGAAGAACTTTCAGGTACCTTTTTAGTTGCATTACTGTAAACTTCAAGTGCACAATAAGACGCATTAAATCAAAGCTGTTTAAGGTTGTTCAATGTGAGGTATTTGACGTATATGGCATTTAGAGCTTTCTGTCCTCTGTGGTTTGTTTTCACCTTAAAAACTGCAGTGCTAAAATGTTTCTGTACATAACATTGCCATAACATTACTTAGTGCTCACTGCATTTGATACTCATTCGAGAACATGGACAAGTGTTTTGAGCTTGGTTGTGGCACTGTATGCTTTGGGTATACTTACTATACTGCGTTGTCGACGTTATCTCTTCATGATCATGTTTGCTTTATAGTTTATATTACTtttgaatcttttttttttttctcaagtgCACTGAAGTGCTCAGATTCCTGCAAAGACAGCCGTAGACGCTTTTGTGCGCGTTCAAAGTTTATCTTCCGTTTCTAATGGATCGATGTGCTCCGCGACCGGACAAATAGTAAACATGATTTCACTGAACAGCATTTCGAGCCCCATTTCTGTGGCTTGCGCTGTGACTTTTGTAAATAAAGTGGAATATTTTTCCAGAATGAAGTGCGCACTGTAAGTCTGTTAAAAAATTACTCATACAAACACACAGGTACACATGAAAACATGGGTAATCAAAGGCAAACTAACAAACATTTGGAAAACAGTATTTCACGAGCAATGACGTGAGTGAGACAACTTTCCCACCAGGGGGCATGTGTAACCCACTTCCCGGTGCTAAAGCGATATTTATTTTGTACCCGTTACGTTGAGATACACGATGCAGAAGGATTTTTAAGTTTTTACTGTGGATTAAGCTGGCGACTGAACAGGTGAGATCCGAGCTAGCTTGGCAAGGTCGCTTTGTAaaaattgccccccccccccccccccccccccccccccccgtgacgttttcttgtttgtttgcttacATTGCTGTGAACTGAAAGAgctcaggcaggaactgttatacattacaagtttaaaagtaacccgGTTTAGTtcttgattgttgcttagttttatgggaATAATCCacactcggggggggggggggggggggggggagaatttatgcatttcttaTATAGTTGACGAATCCAAGTTGAGAAATCCAAAATTTTGGATTTGACCCATCTCTACATTTAACCCAAAAACGTCTCTCCCTACATATACTATGTATCACTACAATAATGGTACAAATATGCAGAGTGAGCAACGCACTGGTGCTTCTTCTCTGTCAACTTATGGCACTCCAACTCACCCATGTACACTCAACCGTAAATTTCTGAGCCCTCAGTGCATGAATTCCCCCACTTTATGAACCATcaatatccacactgaacacactGTGCTAGCACCAAACCCAGTAAACATGCCGTTTTTGACCACGATTTATGAACGGGACAACTCGGGTCTCCACCGCCAGTAGCACAGAAGAGTCAGTGGAGGTCACAGGAGGTCCAGCATTATCAGTCAGGCATTATATCTGGGGCCGAGGCTGCAGGGAGGACGACCGATTCGGCAACTGAAGGATCAATGACCGTGGGTGTCTTACACGGTGGCTCGTATGCCTAACAGCAGGCAATCCCAGGAGTGTCCGCACAAGATCAGACTGGACTTTTCGTCCCGTGCGTGTTGCCACTTTAGAGGCAGACTCCGAGATGGAAGGTCGCGAGAAATTTCGAGTGCAAGAATGGTATCTCTAGTGTCAGGTCATTGTTTTCTCTCCTGGGCAAAATCAACACCGGAGAGTCAATGCACCAGAGTATTATCACAAACTTGTTTCGGAGTGAATTGAAGTAGACAAATAAAAATGGGTTAAAACTGCCATCTCACATCGTCAGGAGCCCCCTCTTCTTTCATTAGTGCTCACCCAATTTCGTACCTCAATTTTTGAATCCCTCATTTCATAAACGATTTTTGAGCACCGTCCACAAATTGAGGCTTGAACGTGTTTCGTATCCTTTGCTGTTAGTATCCTTCGTGTCCCCGCTCCTAAGAGAGTTTATATTTGCGCAGGCTCGGTAGTATTACATAATGTGGTGATGGCTATGTTTCAGAAGCCACTGAAACACCATGTGGCCGTGCGTTACATGCTGAGTGAAGCTCGTCGTCACCAGGTGACAGAGGAACGCGTCTGCCAGGCACACCTGGAACTGCAGCACAGAGCATCCACTTACCTCTGTTACTTAACCAGCACACGCAGAAGCCAAGTAAGCACAGCCACTGATTTATGCGCAGAGATTGCTTTTGAATAGTATTGTGTCCTCGTTTAAAGGGGACACCTACACAGTGTGTGCATGCAGGGATGTATCATATTTCAGGTGATCTGCACATTTTCCAACACCACTATTACATATTTTGAGCGAGCGGTTGATTTCCTGTGAACTGTACCAGCATTCCTGTCTTTCCAAGTTCTGGAACATAGTCAGTGCTACATGCGGTGCTAAGATTGATTCTGTCACCACCTGTTTCTAACCTGTGCTACTCTGTACTGTCAGTATTTTAGTGCAAACATTACGTTACTTGCATAAGTTGCAAGCAGgccaacacttttttttttttttttactgtcatGCTTGCCACTAACATGTGCATGGTATCCGCTTGTCCTTGAAAcccttgaataccctggaattcGAAAATGCAATTTTCAATCTCTGGAAGGCCCTGGGATTTTTCCTGTCCCCTGAAAGGGAGACTTCGCGGGGATTCAAATGAACCGCCCCCTCGATACAGAATACAACATTCACACTAATTTTGCGcaagtaattaattcgtaaatgacgacaatagcaaaccgaaaggcgaagagcagaaaacagagctctcCATACTACTTCGGCTCGTCCGGAGgagtatacgaagaggggagtcaagtcctgtagatcacataaacaatctcggtacctgaggaagcgtggacctccacgcgaaagtttgtacgtacctgaggaagcgtggacctccacgcgaaagcttgtacaaattaaacttaaacaaaaatcttcagtgtcggtttctgtattttgtttatatatctcgtccggaggaggataccTAGGGtccttcgttttcgggttttatgatttttcaaattcgggagggaaaaatcgggtgctattatacagacgagaattcggggagaaatcgggcgatatgatctctgtttgatgtGTAACCGGGGAATTTTTTggatgaaacgaaaggcatGTGAAACAAGCGCCACTGccgtgacactgggacgagaaacagtaatttttatatttccgctcgtaACTGGGATAGAGAATGACTGTGGTATTCAAACACTCGCCTGAGCTCCACAAGAGCTCTtgtttgactcctgcaggaggggatcataaaTTGAGGACAAatataggttgtcacaaatagctctctttgccgGCATTATGATTCACTTGTCCGACGGTTTGCCGAGAACGACacgttgaaggaccgcaaggatttcgggtagacatcgggttttacccgaagtcTCGAGAATGTGTTCGGGGGGGAACTATCGTAGAAAAATCCGGTTTAactcgaaaacgaagaaccctaaggataccgtgacgtcgcccagcattgtcgtctgcttcgaaacctgcattctcccttgTGTTTttaaggaaacaaaaaaggacgCCCCATGTAGTTTCCGTTTCCGTCGTGTAGCGAATCTCTTACCTCAACCACTCGTGCA
It contains:
- the LOC135384138 gene encoding sentrin-specific protease 1-like; protein product: MFQDFVPILSAKSRCRCRADSRNFEACLDGRGAFVRALPSILAEANTGRTMADLLPLMKDCCVALQRLEDTCPDFRYRNGTTKRPASPSENGDAEEDDEFGSMRKRVKYVLLNEKAGRSLSRKAGYNVTVEDVQTVLRRNWLNDVVIDVYMQLVAEMAQEKGGAGSVHALTTHFFSVLRSRGYKAIQKWTENVDLFSYRLVLVPVHDLDHWSLAVLNVEAKQIDFYDSMGRRNEDCCRMLMDYLRREHRHKTGRKLVPDTWDHNFVRNVPMQTNTYDCGAFVCLYAECLVRGIPFEFSSRDLPKLRYRIAYEILQGRLL